One Lentibacillus cibarius DNA window includes the following coding sequences:
- a CDS encoding phBC6A51 family helix-turn-helix protein, translated as MSENKKQEIQQVMKDSFDYEGLLENPPYPQDHKQLRKLTDNQKRFAVLIASKPFHKMTQGQMAELVGISQVTASKYAHDPRIVEYAELVADKQLKKFTSTVYKELQDIIVNSKSEKNKIDAMKLFFQITGKLEESKNITHKIEQQDAPETQRERERRIVEMEKELLDLDVETDD; from the coding sequence ATGAGTGAAAACAAAAAACAAGAAATTCAACAAGTCATGAAAGACTCATTCGACTATGAAGGCTTGTTGGAGAACCCTCCTTATCCTCAAGACCATAAACAACTGAGGAAACTGACAGATAACCAGAAAAGGTTCGCTGTCTTAATTGCCTCAAAACCGTTCCACAAAATGACTCAAGGTCAAATGGCTGAACTTGTTGGAATTAGTCAAGTAACAGCCTCAAAATACGCTCATGACCCTCGCATTGTCGAATATGCTGAGTTGGTCGCTGACAAGCAATTGAAAAAGTTCACGTCAACAGTCTATAAGGAGTTACAAGACATTATTGTGAACTCAAAAAGTGAGAAAAACAAAATTGACGCTATGAAACTATTCTTTCAAATTACTGGGAAACTGGAGGAGTCCAAAAACATTACTCATAAAATTGAACAACAAGACGCTCCAGAGACTCAACGAGAAAGAGAACGACGAATTGTTGAAATGGAAAAGGAGTTACTAGACTTAGACGTTGAAACAGACGATTAG
- a CDS encoding helix-turn-helix domain-containing protein, whose protein sequence is MRQFNGQDVKVIRQILRVSQKELADIVGVSQAMIGFIELGQKPVSERVNKLIYNNVVTHYIDEKTLYGILDGELEL, encoded by the coding sequence ATGAGACAGTTCAACGGTCAAGACGTGAAAGTCATTAGACAAATATTGAGGGTAAGTCAAAAGGAATTAGCTGACATTGTTGGAGTTAGTCAAGCAATGATAGGTTTTATTGAATTAGGACAAAAACCAGTTTCAGAACGAGTGAACAAACTAATTTATAACAATGTAGTAACTCATTACATTGACGAGAAAACACTATACGGAATACTGGACGGAGAGTTGGAGTTATGA
- a CDS encoding alkaline phosphatase family protein: MDNKPVILLAIDSLMPEPLEVAAQTGYAPALQFLMENGRYYPNMVNSFPTMSVTIDSSLLTGSYPDQHHIPGLTWFDQGEKEIVNYGTGFTETLKLGLRRSIHNMLYRLNNEHMSNEVTTIYEALAKKGTSSASINSFVYRGNTPQKLNVPRLFKSFTHFQDGKWTTEAPPVLSLGAFQKISPWNFTFQIAAGNISSPLANFGDLFVKTNCRCSRYVFFRIWIYVFILKDRWI; the protein is encoded by the coding sequence TTGGACAACAAACCGGTTATATTATTAGCTATAGACTCGTTAATGCCAGAACCACTCGAGGTTGCGGCACAGACGGGATATGCACCAGCATTACAGTTTTTAATGGAGAACGGGCGTTATTATCCGAATATGGTTAATTCGTTTCCGACCATGTCTGTCACCATTGATAGTAGTTTATTGACAGGTTCTTATCCAGATCAACATCATATACCGGGCTTAACATGGTTTGATCAAGGTGAAAAGGAAATTGTTAATTACGGAACAGGTTTTACAGAAACGTTGAAGCTCGGCTTAAGGCGATCCATCCACAACATGCTTTATCGATTGAACAATGAGCATATGAGTAATGAAGTGACAACCATTTATGAAGCGTTGGCAAAGAAGGGGACTTCCTCTGCTTCGATTAATTCATTCGTTTATCGGGGTAATACGCCGCAAAAGTTAAATGTTCCCCGACTGTTTAAATCTTTTACGCATTTTCAAGATGGAAAGTGGACAACAGAAGCCCCGCCAGTATTGTCACTAGGTGCTTTTCAAAAAATTTCCCCATGGAATTTCACCTTCCAAATTGCGGCTGGAAATATAAGTTCACCGCTCGCGAACTTCGGCGACTTATTCGTAAAAACAAACTGCCGATGTTCACGTTATGTATTTTTCAGGATTTGGATTTACGTATTCATTTTAAAGGACCGATGGATTTAA